CGAGGAGACTTTCCAGCGCAATCATTCTGGAAATTAAGGGTGATCTCACTGGCCCCTTCGCGGGCAAGCCCGCTCCCACAATGTACTTGTCGTACACAAAACCTGAGTACGACGCCATACCTGTGGGAGCGGGCTTGCCCGCGAAGAGGCCAGATCATTCAGCATCCAATCCGGATCATCACTAGCGCTCGCGCATCGCCTCGGTCCGCGCCTTCAGCACCGGTTTGAGCAGGTAATCCAGCACGCTTTTCTCCCCGGTGATGATGTCCACCGTCGCCACCATCCCCGGAATGATCAGCAGCGGTTTCACATCCCCGCCCAAATGGTTTTTGTCGGTGCGCACCTGAATCAGGTAAAAGCTGTTGCCCTTGTCGTCGGTGATGGTGTCGGCCCCGATCAGTTCAAGCTTGGCGCTGAGCCCGCCGTAGATCGTGTAGTCGTAGGCGCTGAACTTGACCATGGCTTTCTGGCCCGGATGCAGGAACGCCACGTCCTGCGGCCGGACCTTGGCTTCGATCAGCAGGTTGTCTTCCAGCGGCACGATTTCCACCATGTCGCTGCCCGGCTGCACCACGCCGCCGATGGTGTTGACCTTCATCTGCTTGATCACCCCACGCACCGGCGAAGTCACGGTGGTGCGGCTGACGCGGTCGTCGATGGCGATGCTCGAGGCGGTGATTTTCGACAGGTCGGTGCGTTTCTCGTTGAGCTCCTTGGCCGCTTCGGAGCGGAAGGTCTGTTCCGATTCGTCGATCTTGCTGCGGATCTCGGCAATGGCCGATTCGGCGCGGGGAATCGCCAGGGTCGTGGCATTCAACGAACCGCGAATTTCCACGGCGCTGCGCTTCAGTCGCAGGATCTCAACCGGCGATACGGCGCCGGTCTTGACCAGCGGTTCGGACATGTTCATTTCCTGATTGACCAGCGCCAGGCTCGAACTGTATTGCCCCTGTTTCGACCTAAACTCCGCCAGCTCCTGCGCCTTCTGCCGCAGTTGTTCGCTGAGGGTGCGTTGCTCACTGGCCAGCCGCCG
The window above is part of the Pseudomonas fluorescens genome. Proteins encoded here:
- a CDS encoding HlyD family type I secretion periplasmic adaptor subunit; translated protein: MSASSSSKPRGYFDSFGKSAEAEFMPETAGASLQDSPRWSRITVWLAAALLISALVWAKFAVLQEVTMGEGKAIPSSKVQVIQNLEGGIVTEIFVREGQMVSKGDTLLRLDDTRFLSNKGESEADRYALTAQVERLSAEAEGRPFKLSDEVIAKAPQVAEDERSLYEQRQRRLASEQRTLSEQLRQKAQELAEFRSKQGQYSSSLALVNQEMNMSEPLVKTGAVSPVEILRLKRSAVEIRGSLNATTLAIPRAESAIAEIRSKIDESEQTFRSEAAKELNEKRTDLSKITASSIAIDDRVSRTTVTSPVRGVIKQMKVNTIGGVVQPGSDMVEIVPLEDNLLIEAKVRPQDVAFLHPGQKAMVKFSAYDYTIYGGLSAKLELIGADTITDDKGNSFYLIQVRTDKNHLGGDVKPLLIIPGMVATVDIITGEKSVLDYLLKPVLKARTEAMRER